One Pongo abelii isolate AG06213 chromosome 12, NHGRI_mPonAbe1-v2.0_pri, whole genome shotgun sequence DNA segment encodes these proteins:
- the SNRNP27 gene encoding U4/U6.U5 small nuclear ribonucleoprotein 27 kDa protein — MGRSRSRSPRRERRRSRSTSRERERRRRERSRSRERDRRRSRSRSPHRRRSRSPRRHRSTSPSPSRLKERRDEEKKETKETKSKERQITEEDLEGKTEEEIEMMKLMGFASFDSTKGKKVDGSVNAYAINVSQKRKYRQYMNRKGGFNRPLDFIA; from the exons ATGGGTCGCAGTCGCAGCCGCTCTCCACGGAGGG AGCGTAGGCGTTCCCGGTCCACATCCCGGGAGAGAGAACGCAGGCGCCGAGAAAGGTCCAGGTCTCGGGAGAGAGATCGGAGAAGGAGCCGCTCGCGATCCCCGCACCGAAGACGCTCCCG ATCTCCAAGACGACATAGATCCACATCTCCTTCCCCTTCTCgactgaaagaaagaagagatgaggaaaagaaagaaacaaaagaaacaaagagcaaAGAACGGCAGATTACTG AGGAAGACTTAGAGGGcaaaacagaggaagaaatagaaatgatgaAGTTAATGGGATTTGCCTCCTTTGACTCCACAAAA GGTAAGAAGGTGGATGGCTCTGTAAATGCCTATGCCATAAATGTCTCTCAGAAGAGGAAGTACAG GCAGTACATGAATCGAAAAGGTGGATTCAACAGACCTTTGGATTTCATTGCATGA